Below is a window of Veillonella rodentium DNA.
CGACACCGAAGCCGCCCAGCATATCGAGAATACCGAGACCGCCAAATAAAAAATTGGAAATGAGGTTGCCAATCCCCATGGGGATCACCAAAAACGGAAAGGCATAAGCAAGTGCATACAATGATGTCGCTATACGAATTTGATACGCTCCGAAAGAAATACTTTGGGTCACATACAATAAGACGATATAAAGCGCTATAACCATAGCGGAAATTGTCATTTTTCGGGTAGAACTCATAACACTCACCTCCTCAAATAAAAAAAGAGCATGGCAAAACTACCATGCTCGAATGCTTATGATTTTCCGTAGTTTTGTTTAGAGACAGGATGGTTTCAAACTGTCTTATTCAATTGTCGCCTTTCGGCATATACACATCTTAGCATACATCCGATTGTTTCGCAATTGGTGAAAGTTCAACACCTATTACGCAACGTCAGACGAGCCGGATTATTTCCCGAAATGAATCGCCGGGTCCTCAACGCCGTTAGCACGAAACGCTTCAGCCCGGTCAATACAGGTTCCGCAATGTCCACACGGCACCGCTCCGCCTTCGTAACAGGACCACGTCAATTCGTAAGGCACATGAAGACGCAATCCTTCTTTCACCACATCCGCCTTGTTGGCGTTGATGAAAGGCGCCTCCAATGAACAGGCTTCACCTGAGCCTTCAAAGATGGCATCGCCCATGGACTTATAAAACTGTTCCGTACAATCTGGATAGGCATTTCCTGCCGCATCATCGCTATGCGCACCGTAGTAAATATAACCGCAGTCGAGTGATAGAGCCAAGGACGCCGCCGCCGACAGGAACAATCCGTTTCTAAAAGGCACATAGGTACTCACAGGGCCGTCCCCTTCCCGGTCCTGCTGCTCTTTATAGGAACCTTGCGGCACGGCTTCATCGGATTGCATCAGGAGAGACGAATTGCTGAAAGCGAACAGCTTCGTCACGTCCATCGTCTTTC
It encodes the following:
- the queC gene encoding 7-cyano-7-deazaguanine synthase QueC, whose amino-acid sequence is MAQKQRAVVLFSGGVDSTTCLALAVERFGKENVVPLSIRYGQKHCKELEAAAAVLAYYGIEGKTMDVTKLFAFSNSSLLMQSDEAVPQGSYKEQQDREGDGPVSTYVPFRNGLFLSAAASLALSLDCGYIYYGAHSDDAAGNAYPDCTEQFYKSMGDAIFEGSGEACSLEAPFINANKADVVKEGLRLHVPYELTWSCYEGGAVPCGHCGTCIDRAEAFRANGVEDPAIHFGK